The following are encoded together in the Actinoplanes sp. N902-109 genome:
- a CDS encoding PIG-L deacetylase family protein, whose product MVMPIEGTGTPEADWMNWPAMTGWPRFPLDPPGAPLVVAPHPDDEILGVAGLMATLGHADLVAVTDGEASHPDSTVHRPAELAAIRRAETAEALTRLGLGTATVHRLGQPDGGIAEDAVAEALVPLLTPGRWCLATWREDGHPDHEAVGRAAARACAATGARLLEYPIWAWHWAGPADPRVPWDRARRIDLTPAALAAKIAAIEAFPSQIAPLGPAEADAAILPPHVLARFTRPFEVLFA is encoded by the coding sequence ATGGTGATGCCGATCGAGGGCACCGGCACCCCGGAAGCGGACTGGATGAACTGGCCGGCGATGACCGGCTGGCCCCGGTTCCCGCTCGACCCGCCCGGAGCGCCGCTGGTGGTCGCACCGCACCCGGACGACGAGATCCTCGGAGTGGCCGGCCTGATGGCCACGCTCGGGCATGCCGACCTGGTCGCGGTCACCGACGGCGAAGCCTCGCACCCGGACTCCACGGTCCACCGCCCGGCCGAGCTCGCGGCGATCCGGCGGGCCGAAACCGCCGAGGCGCTGACCCGGCTCGGTCTCGGCACCGCCACGGTGCACCGGCTCGGCCAGCCCGACGGCGGCATCGCCGAGGACGCGGTCGCCGAGGCGCTGGTCCCGTTGCTCACGCCGGGCCGCTGGTGCCTGGCCACCTGGCGCGAGGACGGCCACCCCGACCACGAAGCCGTCGGCCGCGCCGCTGCCCGGGCCTGCGCGGCCACCGGCGCCCGGCTGCTGGAATACCCCATCTGGGCCTGGCACTGGGCCGGCCCGGCGGACCCGCGGGTGCCCTGGGACCGCGCCCGGCGCATCGACCTGACCCCGGCCGCCCTGGCCGCCAAGATCGCCGCCATCGAAGCTTTCCCCAGCCAGATCGCCCCGCTCGGGCCCGCCGAGGCCGACGCCGCGATCCTGCCCCCGCATGTGCTGGCCCGCTTCACCCGACCCTTCGAGGTTCTCTTCGCATGA
- a CDS encoding CBS domain-containing protein codes for MPTAREIMTPDVTCIGEKESLAEAARRMADLDVGSLPICGDDNRLKGMITDRDIVIKALAKDRDPAGITAGELAQGKPVTVGADDDAAEILRTMARHKVRRLPVIDGHRLVGIVALADVARALPDRPVGDLIDAITQ; via the coding sequence ATGCCGACCGCCCGGGAGATCATGACCCCCGATGTGACGTGTATAGGTGAGAAGGAATCGCTCGCCGAGGCCGCCCGCCGGATGGCCGACCTCGATGTCGGCTCGCTGCCCATCTGCGGCGACGACAACCGCCTCAAGGGCATGATCACCGACCGCGACATCGTCATCAAGGCCCTCGCCAAGGACCGCGACCCGGCCGGCATCACCGCCGGCGAGCTGGCCCAGGGCAAACCCGTCACCGTCGGTGCCGACGACGACGCCGCCGAGATCCTGCGCACCATGGCCCGGCACAAGGTCCGCCGGCTCCCGGTGATCGACGGCCACCGGCTGGTCGGCATCGTCGCGCTGGCAGACGTGGCCCGCGCCCTGCCCGACCGCCCGGTCGGCGACCTGATCGACGCCATCACCCAGTAG
- a CDS encoding nucleoside monophosphate kinase, protein MRKYVIMGVQGSGKGTQSQLLATGLDLVHISVGDIFRWNVQKHTKLGAQVRRAMSAGELVSDDLVESVVRDRLTMHDWNFGFIIDGFPRNARQAEFFMESYDIDGVIHLELPDDEVRRRVLSRRLCPGCGMDYNLIADRPEEEGRCDVCGTPLVVREDDTSEALTARLRDYHEKTRPVLELFRRKEYVYDIDARPSADEVQQHIRKALNLPPAG, encoded by the coding sequence GTGCGCAAATACGTGATCATGGGTGTGCAGGGCAGCGGCAAGGGCACCCAGAGCCAGCTGCTCGCCACCGGGCTCGACCTGGTGCACATCAGCGTCGGTGACATCTTCCGCTGGAACGTGCAGAAGCACACCAAGCTCGGCGCCCAGGTGCGCCGCGCCATGAGCGCCGGCGAGCTGGTCAGCGACGACCTGGTGGAGTCGGTGGTACGCGACCGGCTGACCATGCACGACTGGAACTTCGGGTTCATCATCGACGGCTTCCCGCGCAACGCCCGCCAGGCCGAGTTCTTCATGGAGAGCTACGACATCGACGGCGTCATCCACCTCGAACTGCCCGACGACGAGGTACGCCGCCGGGTGTTGAGCCGCCGGCTGTGCCCCGGCTGCGGGATGGACTACAACCTCATCGCGGACCGCCCCGAGGAGGAGGGCCGCTGCGACGTCTGCGGCACCCCCCTGGTGGTACGCGAGGACGACACCTCCGAGGCCCTCACCGCCCGGCTGCGCGACTACCACGAGAAGACCCGCCCGGTGCTCGAGCTGTTCCGCCGCAAGGAATACGTGTACGACATCGACGCGCGCCCGTCCGCCGACGAGGTGCAGCAGCACATCCGCAAGGCCCTCAACCTGCCGCCCGCGGGTTAG
- a CDS encoding type II toxin-antitoxin system PemK/MazF family toxin, translated as MRKLLQSILSIGKRVSAPPARPPAPHAPTRQVPTQHVPTESRGRQIEYAPNLDGAADPGEVVWTWVQYEDDPHQGKDRPVLVVGRDGRTLLGLMLSSQSERDGQRNWLALGPGAWDREERPSWVRLDRVLEIDEDGIRREGAILDRARFTEVADTLRGKYGWA; from the coding sequence GTGAGAAAACTGCTGCAGAGCATCCTGTCCATCGGCAAGCGCGTGAGCGCCCCACCGGCCCGGCCGCCCGCCCCGCACGCTCCCACCCGGCAAGTCCCCACCCAGCACGTCCCCACCGAGAGCCGCGGGCGGCAGATCGAGTACGCGCCGAACCTCGACGGTGCCGCCGACCCGGGCGAGGTCGTGTGGACCTGGGTGCAGTACGAGGACGACCCGCACCAGGGCAAGGACCGGCCGGTGCTGGTGGTCGGGCGCGACGGCCGTACCCTGCTCGGCCTGATGCTCTCCAGCCAGAGCGAGCGGGACGGCCAGCGCAACTGGCTCGCGCTCGGCCCCGGCGCCTGGGACCGGGAGGAACGGCCCAGCTGGGTGCGGCTCGACCGGGTCCTGGAGATCGACGAGGACGGCATCCGGCGCGAGGGCGCGATCCTCGACCGGGCCCGCTTCACCGAGGTGGCCGACACGCTGCGCGGTAAGTACGGCTGGGCATAA
- a CDS encoding SAM-dependent methyltransferase — protein sequence MSTPLAYFEQMYAASSDPWSFETRWYDARKHGLTAAALPRRRYRSGFEPGCSTGRLTTLLAPRCESLLAVDAVAAAVATATDRVAALGRHVTVRQAAIPHDWPDETFDLIVLSEIAYYFTDADLATLITRLTTSLEPGGDLVAVHWRHPVTEHARPGDDVHAALAATPGLERTARHEEADFLLEVFARTPPAARSVAGREGLA from the coding sequence ATGAGCACACCCCTTGCCTACTTCGAGCAGATGTACGCCGCCAGCAGCGACCCGTGGAGCTTCGAGACCCGCTGGTACGACGCCCGCAAGCACGGCCTGACCGCCGCCGCCCTGCCCCGGCGCCGCTACCGTTCCGGGTTCGAGCCGGGCTGCTCCACCGGCCGGCTCACCACGCTGCTGGCTCCCCGCTGCGAATCCCTGCTGGCGGTGGATGCCGTCGCGGCAGCAGTCGCCACAGCCACCGACCGTGTCGCCGCGCTCGGCCGGCACGTGACCGTACGCCAGGCCGCCATCCCGCACGACTGGCCGGACGAGACCTTCGACCTGATCGTCCTCTCCGAGATCGCCTACTACTTCACCGACGCCGACCTGGCCACCCTGATCACCCGCCTCACCACCTCCCTCGAACCCGGCGGCGACCTGGTAGCCGTCCACTGGCGGCACCCGGTGACCGAACACGCCCGCCCCGGCGACGACGTCCACGCCGCCCTGGCCGCCACCCCGGGCCTCGAGCGCACCGCCCGCCACGAGGAAGCCGACTTCCTGCTCGAGGTCTTCGCCCGCACCCCACCGGCAGCCCGATCGGTAGCCGGACGCGAGGGCCTCGCCTGA
- a CDS encoding acyl-CoA dehydrogenase, producing MPLIDLPDLPLPGHGHTLERLRLLTAIGRADLVTARLVEGHTDAVAILAELGAPPPREGRRWGVWAAAPSSVRAELTPTGWRLDGDRPWCSGAQWCTDALVTADDGGQIRLFAVRNEAPHATPIDGTWPAIGMAGSDSRTVRFTAAPAEPVGEAGQYVDRPGFWHGGVGVAAVWYGGALGVADTLRAAAAAKDLGPHAFAHLGAVDVALGAARAVLTEAAAGIDADPRRSAHRLALRVRATVGNTATEVLDRVGRALGAGPLSRDAQHARRTADLTVYLRQSHAEADLEALGRLLVEEESPW from the coding sequence GTGCCCTTGATCGACTTGCCGGACCTGCCCCTGCCCGGGCACGGCCACACCCTCGAACGACTACGCCTGCTCACCGCGATCGGCCGCGCCGACCTCGTCACGGCCCGGCTGGTGGAAGGCCACACCGACGCCGTCGCCATCCTCGCCGAGCTCGGTGCCCCACCACCCCGGGAAGGCCGGCGCTGGGGCGTGTGGGCGGCGGCTCCTTCGTCCGTACGGGCCGAGCTCACCCCCACCGGCTGGCGGCTCGACGGCGACCGGCCCTGGTGCTCAGGCGCCCAGTGGTGCACCGACGCCCTGGTCACAGCCGATGACGGGGGCCAGATCCGGTTGTTCGCCGTACGCAATGAAGCGCCGCACGCGACCCCGATCGACGGCACCTGGCCCGCGATCGGCATGGCCGGCAGCGACAGCCGCACGGTCCGCTTCACCGCCGCCCCGGCCGAACCGGTCGGCGAGGCGGGCCAGTACGTCGACCGCCCCGGCTTCTGGCACGGCGGCGTGGGCGTCGCCGCGGTCTGGTACGGCGGAGCCCTCGGCGTCGCCGACACCCTGCGCGCAGCCGCCGCGGCCAAGGACCTCGGCCCGCACGCCTTCGCCCACCTCGGCGCCGTCGACGTGGCCCTGGGTGCGGCCCGGGCGGTGCTGACCGAGGCCGCCGCCGGGATCGACGCCGACCCGCGCCGCAGCGCACACCGGCTGGCGCTGCGGGTGCGGGCCACCGTCGGGAACACCGCCACCGAGGTCCTCGACCGGGTCGGCCGTGCGCTGGGCGCCGGCCCGCTGAGCCGCGACGCTCAGCACGCCCGCAGGACCGCGGACCTCACCGTCTATCTGCGTCAGAGCCACGCCGAGGCAGATCTTGAGGCGCTCGGCCGCCTGCTGGTGGAGGAGGAGAGCCCATGGTGA
- a CDS encoding polyphosphate kinase 2 family protein — translation MSRLGSAAAPVQMSKKKAVEKLEEAQQRLLKLRLELGGQIGAKKIGPPLCVVFEGWDASGKGGAIKRLTAPLDPRHVRVSQFAAPTYDEKRHHFLWRFWPKLPGWGGMAVFDRSWYGRVLVERVEGFATREQWRRAYDEIVEFERTLTAEGMIMVKFWMHVSADEQLRRFEDRANDPLRTWKLTDEDWRNRKKRKVYEEAVEEMLKKTDHERAPWHVIPGDNKHYARLAVVDQVCAAIEKSYRVAE, via the coding sequence ATGAGTCGTCTCGGATCCGCTGCCGCGCCCGTACAGATGAGCAAGAAGAAGGCCGTCGAGAAGCTTGAGGAAGCACAGCAACGCCTGCTCAAGTTGCGGCTGGAGCTGGGCGGGCAGATCGGCGCCAAGAAGATCGGGCCGCCGTTGTGCGTGGTTTTCGAGGGCTGGGACGCCTCCGGCAAAGGTGGTGCCATCAAGCGGCTCACCGCCCCGCTCGACCCCCGGCACGTACGGGTCTCGCAATTCGCTGCGCCCACCTACGACGAGAAACGGCATCACTTTCTCTGGCGGTTCTGGCCCAAGCTTCCCGGGTGGGGCGGCATGGCGGTCTTCGACCGTTCCTGGTACGGCCGGGTGCTGGTGGAACGGGTCGAGGGATTCGCCACCAGGGAACAATGGCGCCGGGCGTACGACGAGATCGTGGAATTCGAACGCACCCTGACCGCCGAGGGCATGATCATGGTGAAGTTCTGGATGCACGTTTCCGCCGACGAACAGTTGCGCCGGTTCGAGGACCGCGCCAACGATCCGCTGCGCACCTGGAAACTGACCGACGAGGACTGGCGCAACCGCAAGAAGCGCAAGGTCTACGAGGAGGCCGTCGAGGAGATGCTCAAGAAGACGGATCACGAGCGGGCGCCCTGGCATGTCATCCCCGGGGACAACAAGCATTACGCCCGGCTCGCTGTGGTGGACCAGGTGTGCGCGGCCATCGAGAAGAGTTACCGGGTGGCCGAGTAG
- a CDS encoding endo alpha-1,4 polygalactosaminidase, giving the protein MDHHMTMRRCGVALAVTVALLLPYGRTAQAAPRSWWKPRASAALSWQIQFTGRVDLGVRADVFDLDGAATTRAQVTTLHKRGSKAICYVSAGSYEDWRADAAAFPPDVLGADLAGWPGEKWLDVRRWDVLGPIMRGRFQSCAAKGFDAVDPDNLDGYANANGLGLTAADQLTYNRRIAALAHGLGLAVGLKNDLDQVSRLVRAFDFAVNEQCAYYRECAELSPFVAAGKPVFEIEYEVATPVFCPAARKLGFTAIRKKQALSEWRQTCQSAAR; this is encoded by the coding sequence ATGGATCACCACATGACGATGCGCCGGTGCGGGGTTGCGCTCGCGGTGACGGTCGCGCTGCTCCTCCCGTACGGGAGGACGGCGCAAGCCGCACCGCGAAGCTGGTGGAAACCGCGCGCCTCGGCGGCACTGAGCTGGCAGATCCAGTTCACCGGAAGGGTGGATCTCGGCGTGCGCGCCGACGTGTTCGACCTCGACGGCGCCGCGACAACCCGGGCCCAGGTCACCACCCTGCACAAACGCGGCAGCAAGGCGATCTGTTACGTCAGTGCCGGGTCGTACGAGGACTGGCGCGCGGACGCGGCCGCGTTCCCGCCGGACGTGCTGGGCGCGGACCTGGCCGGCTGGCCTGGGGAGAAGTGGCTGGACGTGCGCCGCTGGGACGTGCTCGGGCCGATCATGCGGGGCCGTTTCCAGTCCTGCGCCGCCAAGGGCTTCGACGCGGTCGACCCCGACAACCTGGACGGGTACGCCAACGCCAACGGACTCGGGCTGACCGCTGCCGACCAGCTCACCTACAACCGGCGCATCGCCGCGCTGGCGCACGGCCTGGGCCTGGCCGTGGGGTTGAAGAACGACCTCGACCAGGTGTCGCGGCTGGTGCGGGCGTTCGACTTCGCGGTCAACGAGCAGTGCGCGTACTACCGCGAGTGCGCCGAGCTGTCGCCGTTCGTGGCGGCCGGCAAGCCGGTGTTCGAGATCGAGTACGAGGTGGCGACGCCGGTGTTCTGCCCGGCGGCCCGCAAGCTCGGCTTCACCGCGATCCGCAAGAAGCAGGCACTCAGCGAGTGGCGCCAGACCTGTCAGTCAGCCGCGCGGTAG
- a CDS encoding class I SAM-dependent methyltransferase has protein sequence MTEHRQMAYLPAMGVRWLLPLYDPFCRLAGVSRIHEPLLDRAALHPGQRVLEIGCGTGTLLTACARRHPGIEAVGIDPDAAALRRARRKAARAGLSIRYEQAYAGDLPLPDASVDRVLSALMLHHLAEDERARALREVRRVLRPGGQLHLLDVTAPANPRTKPGNVLAAMAGAGLTGPTENGRGRARFGRVVFYSATR, from the coding sequence ATGACCGAACATCGTCAGATGGCCTACCTGCCCGCCATGGGTGTGCGCTGGCTGCTACCGCTGTACGACCCGTTCTGCCGGCTCGCCGGGGTGAGTCGCATCCACGAACCGCTGCTCGACCGCGCCGCCCTGCACCCCGGTCAGCGGGTCCTGGAGATCGGCTGCGGCACCGGGACGCTGCTGACCGCCTGCGCCCGCCGCCATCCCGGCATCGAAGCGGTCGGCATCGATCCCGACGCCGCCGCGCTGCGCCGCGCCCGCCGCAAAGCCGCCCGGGCCGGGCTGAGCATCCGCTACGAGCAGGCCTACGCCGGGGATCTGCCGCTGCCCGACGCGAGCGTCGACCGGGTCCTGTCCGCGCTGATGCTGCACCACCTCGCCGAGGACGAACGCGCCCGGGCACTGCGGGAGGTGCGGCGGGTGCTGCGCCCCGGCGGTCAGCTGCACCTGCTCGACGTGACCGCCCCGGCCAACCCACGGACGAAACCGGGCAACGTGCTGGCCGCCATGGCCGGCGCGGGTCTGACCGGGCCCACCGAGAACGGCCGCGGCCGGGCGCGCTTCGGCCGGGTGGTGTTCTACTCGGCCACCCGGTAA
- the tyrS gene encoding tyrosine--tRNA ligase, with the protein MQWRGLIQDSTDPDELRKHLDGGSITFYVGFDPTAPSLHVGNLMQVVTARRLQQAGHRPLLLVGGATGQIGDPSGRSSERTLNTQEVTAGWVQRIRDQLTPFMTFAGDNPATMVNNLDWTGELSVIDFLRDVGKHFPVNKMIARDVVRNRLETGISFTEFSYQLLQGNDFFELHSRHGCTLQFGGSDQWGNITAGVDFVRRRGAGPVQAFTTPLVLKADGTKFGKTAGGATWLDPTMTSPYAFYQFWVNADDRDVAQYLRYFSFKSRTEIEELEKATADRPQARLAQRELAYEMTALVHGKAEADQAVTASQALFGRGSLGDLSAGTLQAALSEAGMTTVTGELPPVAALLQQAGLAKSGGDARRTIAEGGAYLNNERITDPEAVVPEDALLHGRFLVLRKGKRTFAGVERV; encoded by the coding sequence ATGCAGTGGCGCGGACTGATCCAGGACTCGACCGACCCCGACGAGCTGCGCAAGCACCTCGACGGCGGCTCGATCACGTTCTATGTGGGCTTCGACCCCACCGCGCCGTCCCTGCACGTCGGCAACCTCATGCAGGTGGTCACCGCGCGCCGGCTGCAGCAGGCCGGGCACCGTCCGCTGCTGCTGGTGGGGGGCGCCACCGGGCAGATCGGCGACCCCAGCGGCCGGTCCAGCGAGCGCACGCTGAACACCCAGGAGGTCACGGCCGGTTGGGTGCAGCGCATCCGCGACCAGCTGACGCCGTTCATGACGTTCGCGGGCGACAACCCCGCCACCATGGTCAACAACCTGGACTGGACGGGTGAGCTGTCGGTCATCGACTTCCTGCGCGACGTCGGCAAACACTTCCCGGTCAACAAGATGATCGCCCGCGACGTGGTGCGCAACCGGCTCGAGACCGGCATCAGCTTCACCGAGTTCAGCTACCAGCTGCTGCAGGGCAACGACTTCTTCGAGCTGCACAGCCGCCATGGCTGCACGCTGCAGTTCGGCGGTTCCGACCAGTGGGGCAACATCACTGCCGGGGTCGATTTCGTCCGGCGCCGGGGTGCCGGCCCGGTGCAGGCCTTCACCACGCCGCTGGTGCTTAAGGCCGACGGCACCAAGTTCGGCAAGACCGCCGGCGGTGCGACCTGGCTCGACCCCACGATGACCTCGCCGTACGCCTTCTACCAGTTCTGGGTCAACGCCGACGACCGGGACGTGGCGCAATACCTGCGCTACTTCAGCTTCAAGTCACGCACCGAGATCGAGGAGCTGGAGAAGGCGACCGCGGATCGGCCCCAGGCCCGGCTCGCGCAGCGTGAGCTCGCGTACGAGATGACGGCGCTGGTGCACGGCAAGGCCGAGGCCGACCAGGCGGTCACGGCCAGCCAGGCCCTGTTCGGCCGGGGTTCGCTGGGAGACCTGTCCGCGGGCACGCTGCAAGCGGCGCTGTCCGAGGCCGGCATGACCACGGTGACCGGCGAGCTGCCGCCCGTCGCGGCGCTGCTGCAACAGGCCGGGCTGGCCAAGAGCGGGGGCGACGCCCGCCGCACCATCGCCGAGGGCGGCGCCTACCTCAACAACGAGCGCATCACCGACCCCGAGGCCGTGGTCCCGGAGGACGCCCTGCTGCACGGCCGGTTCCTCGTGCTGCGCAAGGGCAAGCGCACGTTCGCCGGCGTCGAACGGGTGTGA
- a CDS encoding AraC family transcriptional regulator, translating to MIRQSSVLVGRTGEGAPVYGFDRSPGSVPIVSARLPAAVPQPGIGPHAHDFLVLGYAERAAATVLVDGRKLGITDGDLFVLSPGQVIGLGDVPGLAVQGWVVWFPADVVRSGAYASWRSHPLLFPFARGSGRAQRLEVPPADRASWTAGFAALDAELRTRRDGYRDAALAHLMLLLVGVARLAVDVAGQLREANEPLLAAVFDVIERRYAEPISLADVAAELALTAGHLTTVVRRRTGRTVQQWITQRRLQEARALLSGTDLTVAAIGRRVGYPDAGYFIRRFRAEHRMTPARWREG from the coding sequence ATGATCCGACAATCTTCGGTTCTGGTGGGCCGCACCGGCGAGGGCGCGCCGGTGTACGGCTTCGACCGCTCACCGGGATCGGTGCCGATCGTGTCCGCGCGGCTGCCCGCCGCCGTCCCGCAGCCGGGGATCGGCCCGCACGCGCACGACTTCCTGGTGCTCGGGTACGCCGAGCGGGCCGCGGCGACCGTGCTGGTCGACGGGCGCAAGCTCGGCATCACCGACGGCGATCTGTTCGTGCTGTCCCCGGGGCAGGTCATCGGGCTGGGTGACGTGCCGGGTCTGGCCGTACAGGGCTGGGTGGTCTGGTTCCCGGCCGACGTGGTGCGCTCCGGGGCGTACGCCTCCTGGCGCTCGCACCCGCTGCTGTTCCCGTTCGCCCGCGGCTCGGGCCGGGCCCAGCGGCTGGAGGTGCCACCGGCGGACCGGGCGTCCTGGACGGCCGGGTTCGCCGCCCTCGACGCGGAGCTGCGCACCCGGCGCGACGGCTACCGCGACGCCGCGCTCGCTCATCTGATGTTGCTGCTGGTCGGGGTGGCCCGGCTGGCCGTCGACGTGGCCGGGCAGCTGCGGGAGGCCAACGAGCCGCTGCTGGCCGCGGTGTTCGACGTCATCGAACGGCGCTATGCCGAGCCGATCTCGCTGGCCGACGTCGCCGCCGAGCTGGCGCTGACCGCCGGGCACCTGACCACGGTGGTGCGCCGCCGCACCGGCCGGACCGTGCAGCAGTGGATCACCCAGCGGCGCCTGCAGGAGGCGCGCGCCCTGCTGTCCGGGACCGATCTGACGGTCGCGGCGATCGGCCGCCGGGTGGGTTATCCCGACGCCGGCTACTTCATCAGACGGTTCCGGGCCGAGCATCGGATGACCCCGGCCCGGTGGCGCGAAGGCTAA
- a CDS encoding CAP domain-containing protein: MTAAQKFRYTMAAGATAVVIGVGFTTVGLNRHAAGTADRTAAEAPLVASSPIDLGDGNADLLLDDASAAPSATPSATPSARKPTTPAPKPARKTASPKPKPKPTPTKRRTSKPAAGTAGAPTTSGSILDQVLAHINTARADEGLPAYTLSNDLSKASALHNDLMIDGCGLSHQCSGEGGIGDRFSAQDVRWSSAGENIGYGSAGSSDAAVIKAANGLTDSMLAEKAPNDGHRKNLLSDGFEKIGLSVVRDSQGVVWMTQDFVG, encoded by the coding sequence ATGACCGCTGCCCAGAAGTTCCGGTACACGATGGCGGCGGGAGCCACGGCCGTGGTGATCGGCGTGGGGTTCACCACGGTGGGGCTCAACCGGCACGCCGCCGGGACGGCCGACCGGACCGCCGCCGAGGCCCCGCTGGTCGCCTCGTCACCCATCGATCTCGGTGACGGCAACGCCGACCTGCTGCTGGACGACGCATCCGCAGCGCCGTCGGCCACCCCGTCGGCGACCCCGTCGGCACGCAAGCCGACCACCCCGGCCCCGAAACCGGCGAGGAAGACGGCCAGCCCCAAGCCGAAGCCGAAGCCGACGCCGACGAAGCGGAGAACCAGCAAGCCCGCCGCCGGGACAGCCGGGGCCCCCACGACCAGCGGCTCGATTCTCGACCAGGTGCTCGCGCACATCAACACGGCCCGGGCCGACGAGGGCTTGCCGGCGTACACCTTGAGCAACGACCTGTCGAAGGCGTCGGCGCTGCACAACGATCTGATGATCGACGGGTGCGGGCTCAGCCACCAGTGCTCCGGCGAGGGCGGCATCGGCGACCGGTTCAGCGCGCAGGACGTCAGGTGGAGCTCGGCCGGCGAGAACATCGGGTACGGGTCGGCCGGGTCGAGCGACGCCGCCGTCATCAAGGCCGCGAACGGTCTCACCGACAGCATGCTGGCCGAGAAGGCACCGAACGACGGGCACCGCAAGAACCTGCTCAGCGACGGCTTCGAGAAGATCGGGCTGAGCGTGGTGCGGGATTCCCAGGGAGTCGTCTGGATGACGCAGGACTTCGTCGGATGA
- a CDS encoding DNA-3-methyladenine glycosylase, producing the protein MELTADRVDEAARMLLGWRLTANGVSVRLTEVEAYSGLGQDPASHAHRGMTSRNEVMFGPAGKLYVYQIYGMHFCANVVCGEEGVASAVLLRAGAVVDGIEVARSRRSARTDADLAAGPAKLMQVLGLDRAANGSDVVDGTGPATLTPPAEPVTGVQAGPRVGVTAAHDVPWRFWAEGDPTVSAYRRHIPRERRKKR; encoded by the coding sequence ATGGAGCTGACGGCCGACCGGGTCGACGAGGCGGCGCGGATGCTGCTCGGATGGCGGTTGACGGCGAACGGGGTGAGTGTGCGGCTCACCGAGGTCGAGGCGTACAGCGGGCTCGGGCAGGACCCGGCCAGCCATGCGCATCGCGGGATGACCAGCCGTAACGAGGTGATGTTCGGGCCCGCCGGGAAGCTGTACGTCTATCAGATCTATGGCATGCACTTCTGCGCGAATGTCGTCTGCGGTGAGGAGGGCGTCGCCTCGGCGGTGCTGCTGCGCGCCGGTGCGGTCGTCGACGGGATCGAGGTGGCGCGGTCGCGGCGCAGCGCCCGGACGGATGCCGACCTTGCCGCCGGGCCGGCGAAGCTGATGCAGGTGCTGGGGCTGGACCGGGCCGCGAACGGCAGCGACGTGGTCGACGGCACCGGGCCGGCGACGTTGACGCCGCCGGCGGAGCCGGTGACCGGCGTGCAGGCGGGGCCTCGGGTCGGCGTCACGGCTGCTCACGACGTACCGTGGCGGTTCTGGGCCGAGGGTGACCCGACGGTGAGCGCGTACCGGCGGCACATTCCGCGGGAGCGCCGGAAAAAGCGGTGA
- a CDS encoding TetR/AcrR family transcriptional regulator — translation MAARSADSGANRVAIIAAAREQFGQHGFDRTTIRSVATAAGVDPALVMHYFGTKKGLFEAASRYTVAMPDLTGVTPATVATVLVPLFARMWGPDGPLLPLLRAAASNQAAAGALVDIFTQHVAPQLGVLARDRPQERAALIGAHLVGIAVARHIIGIPPLVQMSDEALTAWLGPVFEHYLTAD, via the coding sequence ATGGCAGCACGTTCCGCCGACTCCGGGGCGAACCGGGTCGCGATCATCGCGGCGGCCCGCGAGCAGTTCGGGCAGCACGGCTTCGACCGCACGACGATCCGGTCCGTCGCCACCGCGGCCGGGGTGGACCCGGCCTTGGTCATGCATTACTTCGGCACCAAGAAGGGGCTGTTCGAGGCGGCGTCGCGCTACACCGTCGCGATGCCCGACCTGACCGGGGTGACCCCGGCGACAGTGGCGACGGTGCTCGTCCCGTTGTTCGCGCGGATGTGGGGTCCGGACGGGCCGCTGCTGCCGCTGCTGCGCGCGGCGGCGTCCAACCAGGCCGCGGCGGGCGCGCTCGTCGACATCTTCACCCAGCACGTCGCGCCGCAGCTCGGCGTGCTGGCCCGCGACCGCCCGCAGGAACGCGCCGCGTTGATCGGTGCGCACCTGGTGGGCATCGCGGTGGCCCGGCACATCATCGGCATCCCACCGTTGGTGCAGATGAGTGACGAGGCGCTCACCGCGTGGCTGGGCCCGGTCTTCGAGCACTACCTGACCGCGGATTGA